Proteins encoded within one genomic window of Haematobia irritans isolate KBUSLIRL chromosome 5, ASM5000362v1, whole genome shotgun sequence:
- the LOC142238031 gene encoding DDB1- and CUL4-associated factor 11: MGNTITYEFEYDEDDEDFLSDDSEGGGVHISLGSMLQEVVNQETNEMPPVIRKRPDLTVFRHTMMYKEIKALSGLPANSKRPNERWCLARRLMKRENGLAGFPSGSFTSNQHRRIANLFVPNKKVERLMSLDSKIYVCKFNHDGSRLITASQDATVRIFDASRGTYHRIKRLKVRDVNWSILDVDFSPCGRFFAYSTWTDSFRVLPIDSDGGNDCQSYGLGIERYQAGMFSVRFSPCDRGRTLIGGCNDSHIYICNRETRHVSSLRTQSSSSVDINAVSYISDLDPNLIVSGCNNGILKLWDLRCCGGNDYRSAKCQSTFLGHFDGITYIDPRKDGNYVLSNSRDQSIKIWDLRHPTPNSKVRKHPNRPLIEWDYRFSQVPREYYNPKKTLEGDVSVMTYRGHRVTKTLLRAKFSPSFQTGQRYIYTGCTTGRIIIYDVLTGQIKEAIESHKLPIRDLDWHPIRSELISSSLDAHVNLNMYKKKPNIIRRGSDHMQPLRRSRRIAHRKGELDEEGEDEDEDVGF; the protein is encoded by the exons ATGGGTAATACTATAACGTATGAATTTGAGTACGATGAAGACGACGAGGACTTTCTGAGTGATGACAGCGAAGGTGGAGGAGTACATATATCATTGGGATCTATGTTACAGGAAGTTGTAAATCAAGAGACAAATGAAATGCCTCCAGTTATAAGAAAGAGGCCTGACCTAACGGTATTCCGC cacACAATGatgtataaagaaataaaggCATTAAGTGGGCTTCCTGCGAACAGCAAAAGACCGAACGAAAGGTGGTGTTTGGCGCGACGATTAATGAAAAGAGAAAATGGGCTCGCAGGATTTCCGAGTGGATCTTTCACATCGAACCAACACCGTCGGATAGCAAATTTATTTGTGCCCAATAAAAAGGTTGAGCGCTTGATGTCGTTAGACTCCAAAATATACGTTTGTAAATTTAACCACGACGGAAGCCGTTTAATCACTGCGTCCCAAGATGCAACAGTCCGTATATTTGATGCATCAAGGGGGACGTATCATCGTATAAAGCGTCTCAAAGTGAGGGACGTTAATTGGAGCATTTTAGATGTCGATTTCAGCCCATGTGGACGATTTTTTGCTTACTCAACATGGACCGACTCGT TTCGCGTTTTACCAATTGACAGCGATGGTGGCAATGACTGTCAAAGTTACGGCCTTGGTATTGAAAGATATCAAGCTGGAATGTTTTCTGTCCGTTTCTCACCATGCGACCGTGGAAGGACGTTAATTGGCGGCTGCAATGACTCgcatatttacatttgtaatcGCGAAACAAGACATGTAAGCAGTTTACGTACACAATCATCTTCTTCAGTGGACATTAACGCTGTGTCCTATATAAGCGACCTTGATCCCAACCTAATTGTAAGCGGTTGTAACAATGGCATTCTCAAGCTTTGGGATTTAAGATGCTGCGGCGGCAACGATTACCGTTCTGCAAAGTGTCAAAGTACATTTTTAGGCCACTTTGATGGTATCACCTATATAGATCCAAGAAAAGATGGTAATTACGTGTTGTCAAACTCTAGAGACCAGAGCATAAAAATATGGGATTTACGTCATCCCACACCAAACTCCAAAGTTCGAAAACATCCTAACAGACCACTCATAGAGTGGGATTACCGTTTCAGCCAAGTACCAAGGGAAT ATTACAACCCCAAAAAAACATTGGAAGGTGATGTAAGTGTTATGACATATCGAGGACATCGAGTTACCAAAACACTTTTAAGAGCTAAGTTTTCACCAAGCTTTCAAACGGGACAACGTTACATATATACAGGATGCACTACGGGCAGGATAATAA TTTATGACGTTCTCACTGGTCAAATTAAAGAAGCTATTGAGAGCCACAAATTGCCGATACGCGATTTGGATTGGCATCCTATAAGAAGTGAATTGATTTCGTCATCG TTGGATGCACatgtaaatttaaatatgtACAAAAAGAAACCCAATATCATTAGAAGAGGTTCGGATCATATGCAGCCCTTACGGAGATCTCGTCGCATAGCCCATCGGAAAGGAGAATTAGATGAGGAAGGTGAGGATGAGGACGAGGACGTAGGCTTCTAA
- the LOC142238030 gene encoding uncharacterized protein LOC142238030, which translates to MAMLAEPRQRKRYNLVPRGKALYEDESRFGTKMLERMGWSKGKGLGAKEDGSQDFVRVRYKNDSQGLGFEHRDDQWTQHENSFNGLLKSLNGETNEEITQNNETDDELPRVGFGFQETFSGDVPNVAKPKLKENISGISLEERSKQSRARVHYKKFTRGKDLSQYSEKDLANIFGKKAADKVEGRETLNTSIDHIYKAVNNDFKVEKPKESDNFAGVQTICTGLSVSEYFNMKMARLKKKSAQPDLHCGDVHDATRICEDQPPKKKVKSKDKNCADGGVANNATQECIDITESHINERGVQSNEVEIEGLHKMKKKSKKRSKEKDGNIGGFNGALSTTSSEESKNNECKNGKNDKKGVLNKSQVHDVSKKIETISKADTSTNLASKDKSKNIQILSETIAEDIHLPENKRKAGDATRSPKLSRRGYLKEEDSEITIETIKLLSLQDIKEKINSFNICEISTFTAEKFRNVDLNYFPNSTLSHVDGYRYNKNDIQLRVSVAKNDEERINKLWSNTLCKYANLEIPKKTYKKYVKKVITARKNKQPRPKLNVKTWSRKNVFSNL; encoded by the exons ATGGCTATGTTAGCAGAACCTCGTCAGCGTAAACGCTACAATCTTGTGCCAAGAGGGAAAGCCCTATATGAAG ATGAATCGCGTTTTGGGACAAAAATGTTGGAGAGGATGGGTTGGTCTAAAGGCAAAGGTCTCGGTGCTAAAGAAGATGGTAGCCAAGACTTTGTAAGAGTACGATATAAAAACGATAGCCAAGGTTTGGGGTTTGAACATCGGGACGACCAGTGGACACAACATGAAAACAGTTTCAATGGCTTACTCAAATCTCTTAATGGAGAAACAAATGAAGAAATAACACAAAATAACGAAACTGACGACGAATTACCTAGAGTAGGTTTCGGTTTCCAAGAAACTTTTTCAGGAGATGTTCCGAATGTCGCGAAACCAAaactgaaagaaaatattagCGGTATTTCTCTGGAGGAGAGGTCGAAGCAGAGCAGGGCAAGAGTGcactacaaaaaatttacaagagGCAAGGATCTCTCTCAATACAGCGAGAAGGACTTGGcaaatatttttggcaaaaaagcTGCAGACAAAGTAGAAGGACGCGAAACTTTGAACACTAGCATTGATCACATATATAAAGCTGTGAATAATGACTTCAAAGTGGAGAAGCCTAAAGAATCTGATAATTTTGCTGGCGTACAAACGATTTGTACCGGTCTATCAGTATCAGAATACTTTAATATGAAAATGGCGCGGTTGAAAAAGAAATCAGCCCAACCTGATCTGCATTGTGGAGACGTCCATGATGCCACTAGAATATGTGAAGATCAACCCCCAAAGAAGAAAGTCAAGAGTAAAGATAAAAATTGTGCTGATGGAGGCGTTGCAAATAATGCAACTCAGGAATGTATCGATATAACCGAGTCTCACATTAATGAAAGGGGTGTCCAGAGTAACGAAGTCGAAATTGAGGGACTTCATAAAATGAAGAAGAAGTCCAAGAAAAGGTCAAAAGAAAAAGATGGAAACATAGGTGGTTTTAATGGTGCTTTATCTACAACAAGTTCGGAGGAGTCAAAAAATAATGAGTGTAAAAATGGAAAGAACGATAAAAAGGGCGTCTTAAATAAATCTCAAGTACATGACGTCTCAAAGAAAATTGAGACAATATCAAAGGCTGACACTTCCACCAATCTAGCATCAAAGGATAAaagcaaaaatatacaaattctaAGTGAAACGATAGCGGAAGATATTCATTTACCTGAGAATAAAAGAAAGGCAGGTGACGCAACCCGAAGTCCGAAACTTTCTAGGCGAGGTTATTTGAAGGAGGAAGACTCAGAAATCACCATCGAGACTATCAAGCTCTTATCTTTACAAGATATTAAAGAAAAGATAAACAGTTTTAACATTTGTGAAATTTCCACGTTCACTGCAGAAAAATTCCGAAATGTTGATCTAAACTATTTTCCCAACTCCACATTGTCCCACGTCGATGGTTACCGATACAACAAAAATGACATTCAGTTGAGAGTATCAGTTGCAAAAAACGACGAGGAACGCATCAACAAACTATGGAGCAATACACTTTGCAAATACGCAAATTTAGAGATACCGAagaaaacatacaaaaaatatgttaaaaaagtCATAACTGCCCGAAAAAACAAACAACCGAGGCCCAAACTTAATGTAAAAACGTGGAgcagaaaaaatgtattttcaaaCTTATAG